The genomic segment CACCTTCGCTGACGTGGCCGGCTACGCGGGGGTGAAAGAGGAAGTCACCGAAGTGATCGACTTCCTCAAGAACCCCACCCGCTTCGCCGAAATCGGGGCCCGCATTCCCAAGGGCATCCTCCTCGTAGGCCCGCCGGGCACCGGCAAGACCCTCATCGCCCGGGCCGTGGCCGGCGAGGCGGGCGTACCGTTCCTGTCGGTCACCGGATCAGACTTCATGGAGATGTTCGTAGGCGTGGGGGCCAGCCGCGTGCGAGACCTGTTCCAGAGCGCCCGTAAGATGGGTAAGGCGATCATCTTCGTGGACGAGATCGACTCCATCGGCCGCAAGCGCGGTGCCGGCCTCGGAGGTGGTCACGACGAGCGCGAGCAGACGCTCAATCAGATGCTGTCCGAGATGGACGGCTTCGAGGCCACCGAGGGCATCGTGATCATCGCCGCCACCAACCGGCCCGACATCCTCGATCCCGCCCTTCTGCGCCCGGGACGCTTCGACCGCCAGGTCGTGGTGCCCCTTCCCGAGGTCAGCGAGCGCGTTCACATCCTCGAGGTGCACTCCAAGTCCAAGCGGATGGCCACCGACGTCGACCTCAACGTGGTCGCGCGCGGTACCCCGGGGATGTCCGGAGCGGACCTCTCCAACCTGGTGAACGAAGCGGCCCTGTTTGCGGTACGCGACGGCAAAGATCAGATTTCCCAGCACCACTTCGAACTGGCCCGAGACCGAGTGCTGATGGGTGCCCGTCGCGAGTCCATGGCTTTGGCCCACCGCGAGAAGGAAGCCATCGCCTACCACGAAGGAGGCCACGCGGTGGCCGCCGCCGTGCTCACCCATGCCGATCCCGTCCACAAGGTGACGATCCTTCCCATGGGCATGGCTCTCGGGGTCACCCAGCAACTGCCCATGGATGATCGCCACATCTACCGGCAGGATTACATTGAGGACAGCCTGGTGGTGCGTATGGGGGGTCGTATCGCCGAAGACCTCGTGTTTGGAGTGGTTTCCACCGGTGCGAACAACGACCTCGTGGGATCCACCGAACTCGCCCGCCGCATGGTGCGCGAGTGGGGTATGTCCGAACGGGTCGGCCCGATGGCCTGGGGGTCGCAGGGCGCCGTCTTCCTAGGCGACGATCTAATGCAGACCCGGGACTACTCCGACGAAACCGCTCGCGTGATTGACGAGGAGGTCGAACGAATCCTGCGCCAGCAAGAACAACGGTGCCGCGAGACGCTCACCGAACACCGCAACGCCCTCGACCTAGTGGCCCGGGCCCTACTGGAACACGAGACGATCGACGGTCCGGAGGTCTACCGCCTGGTGGAACTCGGTCGGCAGGGCCGCACCGCGGTCGAGGAGTTTGGGCAATGGCAGGCCAGCGACGGCCGCGGCGAGTGCTCCGGTGCCTTTGGCGCCGCCCACGTGGCCACCGAAGCCCCACGCGAGTGACTACCCCGTCACCTCCGAGGGGCCGCACTCACCGGGCGTCGAGCCCGGAGAACGGGCCTCGGCGACGGCGGCCCACAAGTGTGTGGCGCTGACCGGACCCATGAAGCTGTGTTGCACCACCCCATCGGCATCCACGATCAAGGTGGTGGGTACTGCATCGATCTCGTAGCGGTCATGTAAGCCCCGCGCCGCGAGATACTCGAGTTCCTGTACCACCACCTCGGTGCTCTCCAGCACTGCGGCTCGATCCCATACTCCCGCGCAGGCCTCGCAGGTGCCGGAGGTGAACACGGCCACCAGCCACGGGGTATCGGGGCGGGCAAAATCAGCCCGGTCCACCTGCTCGGGTACGCTATAGCCTGTCCGCACGGGAACATCGGCCCGCTGACGCCGTTGCAACACCGCGGCGACGCCGAGCGCCACACCGGCCAGCACGAGGGCGAAGAGGACTCGTTCCATCCTCCGAGCATGCCGTCCCCCCGAGCCGGCGGCCACCCCAAGCGAACCGCAAGCGCCGGCTCGCTAGCGGCTGAAGGGCTCGGGCACCACTACATCGACCGCCAAGGGGATGCCCATCGACTGCGAAATGCCCCGGCCGTTGATGCGATAGAGCCCACGTTCGGCCACCACCGGACCATCGGCCTGAACCACCGCCGCCAAGCGTTCCAAGTTGGTGTGCTCGCTGAGCCTCACCGTCACACGGCCCCCCGGCCGAATTTCGAGACCCTGTAACCCCGACGGGGTGAACAGCCGACCATTCGCAAAGGGGGCCACGCTGAAAGTGACGATTTCCTCGCTCGACGCGTTGAACACGGTGAGGAACTCCTCGCGCTCCCCTTTTACGACTCCGCCCCCGGCGAAATACCAGGTAGGCGCCGCCACCGGCGAGCCCAGCGTGGCC from the Acidimicrobiia bacterium genome contains:
- a CDS encoding ATP-dependent metallopeptidase FtsH/Yme1/Tma family protein → MSPDGPPPPPPPPPPPNRPAGAGRGRGLSASGIPKWGIWALLAITLMIVVLPNFLTTSDSNAVAYSDFMASVRDGEVESVDIDNTNGDIGGTKTDGTKFSTTGPLDGGIPEADLATLREQSVEVTYKTPTPGLLVSILPFLIPVAIFVGFFWFMQRRAQSQMGGVMSIGRSKAKTYSEERPGTTFADVAGYAGVKEEVTEVIDFLKNPTRFAEIGARIPKGILLVGPPGTGKTLIARAVAGEAGVPFLSVTGSDFMEMFVGVGASRVRDLFQSARKMGKAIIFVDEIDSIGRKRGAGLGGGHDEREQTLNQMLSEMDGFEATEGIVIIAATNRPDILDPALLRPGRFDRQVVVPLPEVSERVHILEVHSKSKRMATDVDLNVVARGTPGMSGADLSNLVNEAALFAVRDGKDQISQHHFELARDRVLMGARRESMALAHREKEAIAYHEGGHAVAAAVLTHADPVHKVTILPMGMALGVTQQLPMDDRHIYRQDYIEDSLVVRMGGRIAEDLVFGVVSTGANNDLVGSTELARRMVREWGMSERVGPMAWGSQGAVFLGDDLMQTRDYSDETARVIDEEVERILRQQEQRCRETLTEHRNALDLVARALLEHETIDGPEVYRLVELGRQGRTAVEEFGQWQASDGRGECSGAFGAAHVATEAPRE